A stretch of Meiothermus sp. QL-1 DNA encodes these proteins:
- a CDS encoding NAD(P)H-dependent oxidoreductase: MNALIVYAHPNPHSFNAAMRDMALRALSQAGHSVLLSDLYAQRFNPVLSQEELQGQLEAVKPEMEKLRRADLLLLQFPLWWYGMPAILKGWVDRVLAYGFAYDEAHSFESGLLRGKKALLSVTVGAREAYYQEAPERNLMRVLEPIHYGVLAYCGMEVLPPFIVYGPLEMTEAERKAALEAYRSYLQGLDELQPLRFAKLPP; the protein is encoded by the coding sequence ATGAACGCGCTCATCGTCTATGCCCACCCCAACCCCCACTCCTTCAACGCAGCCATGCGGGACATGGCCCTGCGCGCGCTGAGCCAGGCCGGCCACAGCGTGCTGCTCTCCGACCTGTACGCCCAGCGCTTCAACCCGGTTCTATCGCAAGAAGAGCTCCAGGGGCAGCTCGAGGCGGTCAAACCCGAGATGGAAAAACTGCGGCGGGCCGACCTGCTCCTGCTGCAGTTCCCCCTTTGGTGGTACGGCATGCCCGCCATCCTGAAGGGCTGGGTAGACCGGGTGCTGGCCTACGGATTCGCCTACGACGAGGCCCATAGCTTCGAAAGCGGCCTGCTGCGAGGCAAAAAGGCCCTGCTCTCCGTCACCGTGGGGGCCCGCGAGGCCTACTACCAAGAGGCCCCCGAGCGGAACCTGATGCGGGTGCTGGAACCCATCCACTACGGCGTCCTGGCCTACTGCGGCATGGAGGTCCTCCCCCCTTTCATCGTCTATGGCCCCTTGGAGATGACAGAAGCCGAGCGCAAGGCGGCCCTCGAGGCCTACCGCAGCTACCTGCAAGGGCTGGACGAGCTCCAGCCCCTGCGCTTTGCTAAACTGCCCCCGTGA
- the miaB gene encoding tRNA (N6-isopentenyl adenosine(37)-C2)-methylthiotransferase MiaB codes for MKTHIVTYGCQMNEYDTHLVKSELASLGAEFVDTWQEADFVLVNTCAVRGKPVEKVRSLLGELRKEKERRPLLVGMMGCLAQLEEGQQMARKFGVDILLGPGALTEISKALEAKNRFWDLSFREELTHHLPPPPKGALSAFVSIIRGCNHHCTYCIVPTTRGPEVSRHPDLILREIEQLRAAGVVEVTLLGQNVNSYGKDQPGFPSFAELLRMVGQMGIPRIKFTTSHPVNFTDDVIAAIAETPQVCRYIHLPVQSGSNRVLRRMGREYRREWYLDRIRAIREAMPDAVLSTDIIVGFPGETEEDFQETLSLYDEVGYDSAYMFIYSPRPGTPSYKHFQDLPREVKVERLQRLIEKQKEWSYRRNQRWVGQTVEVLVRGAAKDEAYAEGHTRGNHPTLVPAAQAPRPGLYQVVVKQATPHMLLGEVVGAQEPATIPLLMA; via the coding sequence ATGAAGACCCACATTGTCACCTACGGTTGCCAGATGAACGAGTACGACACCCATCTGGTGAAAAGCGAGCTGGCCTCGCTGGGGGCCGAATTCGTGGATACCTGGCAGGAGGCCGACTTTGTGCTGGTCAATACCTGCGCGGTGCGGGGCAAGCCCGTCGAGAAGGTGCGCTCGCTATTGGGCGAGCTGCGCAAGGAAAAGGAAAGGCGCCCTTTGCTGGTGGGCATGATGGGCTGTCTGGCCCAGCTCGAGGAGGGTCAGCAGATGGCCCGCAAGTTCGGGGTGGACATCCTTTTGGGTCCTGGGGCCCTCACCGAGATCAGCAAGGCCCTGGAGGCCAAAAACCGGTTTTGGGACCTCTCCTTCCGCGAGGAGCTCACCCACCACCTGCCGCCCCCTCCCAAGGGGGCTCTCTCGGCCTTCGTGAGCATCATCCGCGGCTGCAACCACCACTGCACCTACTGCATCGTGCCCACCACCCGGGGCCCCGAGGTCTCCCGCCACCCCGACCTCATCCTGCGCGAGATTGAGCAGCTCAGGGCCGCTGGGGTGGTGGAGGTCACCCTCCTGGGCCAGAACGTCAACTCCTACGGCAAGGACCAGCCCGGTTTCCCGAGCTTCGCCGAGCTTTTGCGGATGGTGGGGCAGATGGGCATCCCCCGCATCAAGTTCACCACCTCTCACCCGGTGAATTTCACCGACGACGTGATTGCCGCCATCGCCGAGACCCCCCAGGTCTGCCGCTACATCCACCTGCCGGTGCAGTCGGGTTCCAACCGGGTCTTGCGCCGCATGGGGCGGGAGTACCGGCGCGAGTGGTACCTGGACCGCATCCGGGCCATCCGCGAGGCCATGCCCGATGCGGTGCTCTCCACCGACATCATCGTGGGCTTTCCCGGCGAAACCGAGGAGGACTTCCAGGAGACCCTTTCGCTCTATGACGAGGTGGGCTACGACTCGGCCTACATGTTCATCTACTCCCCCCGCCCCGGCACCCCCAGCTACAAGCACTTCCAGGACCTGCCCCGCGAGGTGAAGGTGGAGCGTTTGCAGCGCCTGATTGAGAAGCAAAAGGAGTGGAGCTACCGCCGAAACCAGCGCTGGGTGGGCCAGACGGTGGAAGTCCTGGTGCGCGGGGCAGCCAAGGACGAGGCCTACGCCGAGGGCCACACCCGCGGCAACCACCCCACCCTGGTTCCGGCGGCCCAGGCTCCGCGTCCTGGCCTCTACCAAGTGGTGGTGAAGCAGGCCACGCCGCACATGCTGCTGGGGGAGGTGGTGGGCGCCCAGGAACCCGCTACCATTCCCCTTTTGATGGCGTGA
- a CDS encoding FAD-dependent oxidoreductase — protein sequence MRAEAEIVVLGAGIAGLAAARLLHEAGKEVLVVARELGEASRVPDALLNPVRGKRGVVAPEAEEALAALWDFYPRFGPVRRGILRPVPEADRAAWKAKLEGRKIPHQWLEEGLYLENAAWLQTAPLLHRLAEGLNILYAEVERLEHTTLYVRTPEPRTLHAGLVVYAGGARGAHLVGLGGRFTPGSVLQTQERFEQARSYGVYAAGHTLGGSYLPHRPGYTPHQTQPQEVEWLLSEGERLLGYRPVVAASWAGVRYRIDQNYLKEIPGGYALTGFGSAAYFYAPLYAHRLLKRILAKSC from the coding sequence GTGAGGGCAGAAGCCGAAATCGTGGTGCTCGGCGCGGGGATTGCCGGGCTGGCCGCGGCCCGGCTGCTCCACGAGGCCGGCAAAGAAGTGCTGGTGGTTGCCCGCGAGCTGGGCGAGGCCAGCCGGGTGCCGGATGCGCTTTTGAACCCGGTGCGGGGCAAGCGCGGGGTGGTGGCCCCCGAGGCCGAGGAGGCCCTGGCGGCCCTGTGGGACTTCTACCCCCGCTTCGGGCCGGTACGCCGGGGGATTCTCAGGCCCGTGCCCGAGGCGGACCGGGCGGCCTGGAAGGCAAAGCTCGAAGGCCGGAAAATCCCCCACCAGTGGCTCGAGGAGGGCCTCTACCTGGAAAACGCCGCCTGGCTGCAGACCGCCCCCTTGCTGCACCGCCTGGCCGAGGGGTTGAACATCCTCTATGCCGAGGTAGAAAGGCTCGAGCACACCACCCTTTATGTGCGCACCCCCGAACCCCGCACCCTGCACGCGGGCCTGGTGGTCTACGCCGGGGGGGCCCGCGGGGCGCACCTGGTGGGCCTGGGGGGGCGGTTTACGCCGGGTTCGGTGCTCCAGACCCAGGAGCGCTTCGAGCAGGCGCGCTCGTATGGCGTGTACGCGGCGGGGCACACCCTGGGCGGCAGCTACCTGCCCCACCGGCCCGGCTACACCCCGCACCAGACCCAGCCACAAGAGGTGGAGTGGCTGCTTTCGGAGGGCGAGAGGCTGCTGGGCTACCGGCCTGTGGTCGCTGCATCCTGGGCCGGGGTGCGCTACCGGATTGACCAGAACTACCTGAAGGAGATTCCCGGCGGTTATGCCCTCACCGGCTTTGGCTCGGCGGCGTACTTCTACGCTCCGCTCTACGCCCACAGGCTGCTGAAGCGCATCCTGGCAAAATCCTGTTAG